From the genome of Solidesulfovibrio carbinolicus, one region includes:
- the ald gene encoding alanine dehydrogenase encodes MIVGILKEIKSEENRVCMTPAGVEVMRQNGHTMLVEKNAGAGSGFDDDAYIAAGAEMVATPKEIFERADMVMHVKEPLPAEYDLIREGQIVFTYLHLAADERQTHALIKSKCVGIAYETIQKADGSLPLLTPMSEVAGRMAIQQGAKYLEMEHGGLGVLLGGVTGVDPATVVVIGGGEVGANAAKMACGLGAKVYILDLNLDRLRYLSDIMPKNCFPLMSSPALLRDLLTRADVVVGAVLIPGAKAPKLITREMLATMKKGAVLVDVAIDQGGCFETSRPTTHGDPIYTVDGVIHYCVANMPGAVAKTSTMALTNATLPYALQIAGKGWKQAMLDSAEIKAGANVVHGKVTYKGVSDAFGLEYTPVDTLL; translated from the coding sequence ATGATCGTTGGCATCCTCAAAGAGATCAAGTCCGAAGAGAATCGCGTGTGCATGACCCCGGCCGGCGTGGAAGTGATGCGCCAAAATGGTCATACCATGCTGGTCGAGAAAAACGCCGGCGCGGGTAGCGGGTTTGACGACGACGCCTACATCGCCGCCGGCGCGGAGATGGTGGCCACCCCCAAAGAGATCTTTGAGCGCGCCGACATGGTCATGCACGTCAAGGAACCACTGCCGGCCGAGTACGACCTTATCCGCGAAGGCCAGATCGTCTTCACCTACCTGCACCTGGCCGCCGACGAGCGCCAGACCCATGCGCTGATCAAGAGCAAGTGCGTCGGCATCGCCTACGAAACCATCCAGAAGGCCGACGGCTCCCTGCCCCTGCTCACCCCCATGAGCGAAGTGGCCGGCCGCATGGCCATCCAGCAGGGCGCGAAGTACCTCGAAATGGAACACGGGGGCCTTGGCGTGCTGCTCGGCGGCGTCACCGGCGTCGATCCGGCCACGGTGGTGGTCATCGGCGGCGGCGAAGTCGGCGCCAACGCGGCCAAGATGGCCTGCGGCCTGGGCGCCAAGGTCTACATCCTCGACCTCAACCTGGACCGGCTGCGTTACTTAAGCGACATCATGCCCAAAAACTGCTTCCCGCTCATGTCCAGCCCGGCCCTGTTGCGCGACCTGCTCACCCGGGCCGACGTGGTCGTGGGCGCGGTGCTCATCCCCGGCGCCAAGGCCCCCAAGCTCATCACCCGGGAAATGCTCGCCACCATGAAAAAGGGCGCGGTCCTCGTGGACGTGGCCATCGACCAGGGCGGCTGCTTTGAAACCTCCCGCCCCACCACCCACGGCGACCCCATCTACACCGTGGACGGCGTGATCCACTACTGCGTGGCCAACATGCCCGGCGCGGTGGCCAAGACCTCCACCATGGCCCTGACCAACGCCACCTTGCCCTACGCCCTGCAGATCGCCGGCAAGGGCTGGAAACAGGCCATGCTGGACTCCGCTGAAATCAAGGCCGGAGCCAACGTCGTCCACGGCAAGGTCACCTACAAGGGCGTCTCCGACGCCTTTGGCCTGGAATACACCCCGGTGGACACCCTGCTGTAG